A genomic segment from Roseibium algicola encodes:
- a CDS encoding FMN-dependent NADH-azoreductase — protein MTKILYIAASPRGPMSQSGKLAEAYLAARQADQPDVAIDRLELWNADLPEFDGDKAAAKMTFFGVGDMDAPRQSAWDQVVAVTNRFIGADEYVLSVPMWNGGIPYKLKQYIDIITQPGLLFGFDPEAGYSGLLSGKLARVFYTSGVYAPGAPAYYGTDHHSTYLGWWLDFIGVREIETVRFQPSLLTADPAGDQLKALECAQGLHLQQA, from the coding sequence ATGACCAAAATTCTCTATATCGCGGCATCGCCGCGCGGCCCTATGTCGCAATCCGGCAAGCTTGCGGAGGCTTATCTTGCGGCGCGGCAGGCGGACCAACCGGACGTTGCCATTGATCGGCTCGAGCTGTGGAACGCTGATCTGCCCGAGTTCGACGGCGACAAGGCGGCAGCGAAGATGACTTTCTTTGGCGTGGGCGACATGGACGCGCCGCGCCAGAGCGCCTGGGACCAGGTGGTTGCCGTTACCAACCGCTTCATCGGCGCGGATGAATATGTGCTGTCAGTGCCGATGTGGAACGGCGGCATCCCCTACAAGCTCAAGCAGTATATCGACATCATCACCCAGCCCGGCCTGCTGTTCGGCTTCGATCCCGAAGCAGGCTACAGCGGGCTGCTGAGCGGCAAGTTGGCGAGGGTCTTCTATACCTCCGGGGTCTATGCGCCGGGTGCGCCTGCCTATTACGGCACAGATCATCATTCAACCTATCTGGGCTGGTGGCTCGACTTCATCGGCGTGAGAGAGATCGAAACAGTCCGGTTCCAGCCTTCACTGCTGACCGCGGACCCGGCAGGTGACCAGCTGAAGGCGCTTGAGTGCGCACAGGGCCTTCACCTGCAACAGGCCTAA
- a CDS encoding CGNR zinc finger domain-containing protein translates to MTQNTRPAPFFVGENPALDFLNSVAMPRTMCYDWLETGPDLLDWLIAAELASEVELAPFRIAAAAPALEEARQEIVAFRERFRPFIEDVRGSQLTDAGHPVITEINTILARGACFLQITPATELDDPTALPLILVDRHPLTDPRELITRIAIAAARLITEADFRYVRNCEGPTCTLYFLDISKNHKRRWCSMEVCGNRAKAAAYRKR, encoded by the coding sequence ATGACACAGAACACTAGGCCTGCGCCGTTCTTCGTCGGAGAAAACCCCGCACTGGATTTCCTGAACAGTGTCGCGATGCCGCGAACCATGTGCTACGACTGGCTGGAGACAGGCCCGGATCTGCTGGACTGGCTGATTGCCGCGGAGCTTGCCTCGGAGGTTGAGCTGGCTCCTTTCCGAATAGCTGCCGCCGCGCCCGCGCTTGAAGAGGCACGGCAAGAGATCGTTGCCTTCCGCGAGAGGTTCCGGCCCTTCATAGAAGACGTCCGCGGCAGTCAGTTAACGGATGCGGGCCATCCCGTCATTACCGAGATCAATACGATCCTCGCGCGGGGGGCGTGTTTCTTGCAGATCACACCCGCCACGGAATTGGACGACCCCACCGCGCTACCCCTTATCCTTGTCGACAGGCACCCGCTGACAGATCCACGCGAGCTGATCACCAGGATCGCGATTGCCGCCGCACGCCTGATTACCGAGGCTGATTTCCGCTATGTGCGCAATTGTGAGGGGCCGACCTGCACGCTTTATTTCCTCGACATCAGCAAGAACCACAAGCGGCGTTGGTGCTCGATGGAGGTCTGTGGCAACAGAGCCAAGGCCGCCGCCTATCGCAAGCGCTGA
- a CDS encoding MerR family transcriptional regulator — MIAIGEASKHSGVSIETIRYYEREGIVPKPGRATNNRRFYTADDVGRLHLLKRLRDLGFPLAEAKMLLDLSENRASDCEAVKELAEVHIANVETKIAELKKLEIALKQLISNCSRGNVDCPMLSRLRTE, encoded by the coding sequence ATGATCGCGATTGGAGAAGCATCGAAACATAGCGGCGTCAGTATCGAGACAATCCGCTACTACGAACGGGAAGGGATTGTTCCGAAACCGGGGCGGGCAACCAACAATCGGCGGTTTTACACGGCGGATGATGTCGGCCGGTTGCACCTCCTGAAAAGGCTGCGCGATCTTGGTTTTCCCCTTGCCGAAGCGAAGATGCTGCTGGACCTCTCCGAGAACCGGGCTTCGGATTGTGAGGCTGTGAAGGAACTGGCGGAAGTTCATATCGCCAATGTGGAAACAAAAATCGCCGAACTGAAGAAGCTCGAAATCGCGCTGAAGCAGCTTATCTCCAACTGCTCACGGGGCAATGTCGATTGCCCAATGCTCAGCCGGCTTCGAACCGAGTAG
- a CDS encoding GDCCVxC domain-containing (seleno)protein, which translates to MPTDSCQWFYECKACHEVLKPKAGDCCVFCSYATVPCPPIQLGKAHCS; encoded by the coding sequence ATGCCCACCGATTCCTGCCAGTGGTTCTATGAGTGCAAGGCATGTCATGAAGTGCTGAAGCCCAAAGCAGGCGACTGCTGCGTTTTCTGTTCCTACGCGACCGTTCCGTGCCCGCCAATTCAACTGGGCAAAGCCCATTGTAGCTGA